The proteins below come from a single Natrinema sp. SYSU A 869 genomic window:
- a CDS encoding phosphoribosylanthranilate isomerase, protein MTRVKICGLTSEVDLKAAITAGADAIGIICDVSVDTPREVSIERAAALAAATPLFVTSVLVTMPAGPEEAIELAEEIEPDAIQIHSDIRVGDLAYLRAKLETELLLAVDADDATTAEAYDDVVDGLIVDTAGEDGGGGTGRTHDWDQTRMAAADLDSPLILAGGLTPDNVGDAVRTVEPFAVDVASGVEDSGGVKDVDAVRSFVDRAKNAHRPAEP, encoded by the coding sequence ATGACGCGCGTCAAGATCTGCGGACTGACCAGCGAAGTCGACCTCAAGGCCGCGATCACCGCGGGAGCGGACGCGATTGGCATCATCTGTGACGTCTCGGTTGACACGCCACGGGAGGTCTCGATCGAACGGGCCGCGGCGCTCGCGGCGGCCACGCCGCTGTTCGTGACGAGCGTACTCGTGACGATGCCCGCCGGTCCAGAGGAGGCGATCGAACTGGCCGAGGAGATCGAACCCGACGCGATTCAGATTCACAGCGACATCCGAGTCGGTGATCTTGCGTACCTGCGCGCGAAACTCGAGACGGAACTCCTGCTCGCGGTCGACGCCGACGATGCGACGACCGCCGAGGCCTATGACGACGTCGTCGACGGGCTCATCGTCGACACGGCCGGCGAGGACGGCGGCGGCGGCACCGGGCGGACCCACGACTGGGACCAGACGCGAATGGCAGCTGCGGACCTCGACTCGCCGCTGATCCTCGCGGGCGGACTGACGCCCGACAACGTCGGCGATGCGGTCCGAACCGTCGAGCCGTTCGCCGTCGACGTGGCCAGCGGCGTCGAGGACAGCGGCGGCGTCAAGGACGTCGACGCCGTCCGATCGTTCGTCGACCGAGCCAAGAACGCCCACAGACCGGCGGAGCCGTAA
- a CDS encoding DUF5800 family protein, whose translation MTTLAFDDKGVDVVYEGTEFRLEQELIEEATEKSYYDVTDHEVLQIVAEQPNLQGEPRRIGDILD comes from the coding sequence ATGACTACGCTCGCATTTGACGACAAGGGAGTCGACGTCGTCTACGAAGGCACCGAGTTCCGTCTCGAGCAGGAACTCATCGAGGAAGCGACCGAGAAATCGTACTACGACGTGACCGACCACGAAGTGCTACAGATCGTCGCCGAACAGCCGAACCTGCAGGGCGAGCCCCGCCGTATCGGCGACATTCTCGACTGA
- the trpE gene encoding anthranilate synthase component I, producing the protein MTVHNSDSVPADRPTFDIDRETFRNHAGTSGDRADQPVVVHTVATLEVETTPLAAYAALTGRSEAIDRERSPYAFLLESAEKTASSDPDGAFRPSAADAERHARYSYVGYDPEAVVTVESGEATVEALSDDAPLESIRTDAEGDTVDALRAAMPNVRLENAPDHDRQHLEGGLVGFLAYDAVYDLWLEEVGCERPDSRFPDAQFLLTTKTLAFDERDGTVSLVCTPVLEAEDDPDAVYDALQAEAAEVAATLREAERPETGGFVREDEAAGPKDEYEESVRQAKEHVLDGDIYQGVISRTRELYGDVDPMGFYEAMRDVNPSPYMYLLDHDDLTVVGASPETLISVRGREVMSNPIAGTCDRGSSPVEDRRLAGEMLADSKERAEHTMLVDLARNDVRRVSEPGSVRVDEFMNVLKYSHVQHIESTVTGTLAADSDGFDATRASFPAGTLSGAPKIRAMEIIDDLESKPRGLYGGGVGYYSWTGDTDFAIVIRTATVEDEGERDRITVQAGAGLVADSDPTAEYEETEQKMGGVLAALEEIELPPGEAGSDTDREATPEVGR; encoded by the coding sequence GTGACCGTGCACAACTCCGATTCGGTGCCAGCAGATCGACCCACGTTCGACATCGATCGGGAGACGTTCCGCAACCACGCAGGAACGAGCGGGGATCGGGCGGATCAGCCCGTCGTCGTCCACACCGTTGCGACGCTCGAGGTTGAGACGACGCCGCTGGCCGCCTATGCCGCGCTCACCGGCCGCTCCGAGGCGATCGATCGCGAGCGCTCGCCGTACGCCTTCCTGCTCGAGAGCGCGGAGAAGACCGCCTCGAGCGACCCTGATGGCGCGTTCCGGCCGAGCGCTGCGGACGCCGAACGGCACGCGAGATACTCCTACGTGGGGTACGATCCCGAGGCCGTCGTGACGGTCGAATCCGGCGAGGCCACCGTCGAGGCGCTATCCGACGACGCGCCGCTCGAATCGATTCGGACGGACGCCGAGGGCGACACCGTCGACGCGCTTCGAGCCGCAATGCCGAATGTCCGCCTCGAGAACGCGCCGGACCACGACCGCCAGCATCTCGAGGGCGGGCTGGTCGGCTTTCTGGCCTACGACGCCGTCTACGATCTCTGGCTCGAGGAGGTCGGCTGCGAGCGGCCCGACTCGCGGTTCCCGGACGCACAGTTCCTGCTGACGACGAAGACGCTGGCGTTCGACGAGCGCGACGGGACGGTCTCCCTGGTCTGTACGCCGGTCCTCGAGGCCGAGGACGACCCCGATGCGGTGTACGACGCGCTCCAGGCGGAGGCCGCCGAGGTCGCGGCGACGCTACGCGAGGCCGAACGGCCCGAGACGGGCGGGTTCGTCCGCGAGGACGAAGCCGCGGGTCCCAAAGATGAGTACGAGGAGAGCGTCCGACAGGCCAAAGAGCACGTCCTCGACGGGGACATCTATCAGGGCGTCATCTCGCGGACGCGAGAGCTCTACGGCGACGTCGATCCCATGGGCTTCTACGAGGCGATGCGTGATGTGAACCCGTCGCCGTACATGTACCTGCTCGACCACGACGACCTGACCGTCGTCGGGGCCAGCCCTGAGACCTTGATCTCGGTGCGCGGGCGCGAAGTCATGTCCAATCCGATCGCTGGCACCTGTGACCGGGGATCGAGCCCCGTCGAGGACCGTCGACTGGCGGGCGAGATGCTGGCCGACAGTAAGGAACGCGCCGAGCACACGATGCTGGTCGATCTCGCGCGCAACGACGTGCGCCGCGTCTCGGAGCCGGGCTCGGTCCGCGTCGACGAGTTCATGAACGTCCTCAAGTACAGCCACGTCCAGCACATCGAGTCGACCGTGACGGGAACGTTGGCAGCCGACTCGGACGGGTTCGATGCGACTCGCGCATCATTCCCCGCCGGGACTCTCTCAGGAGCCCCGAAGATCCGGGCGATGGAGATTATCGACGACCTCGAGTCCAAGCCTCGCGGGCTCTACGGCGGCGGCGTCGGCTACTACTCCTGGACTGGCGATACGGACTTCGCGATCGTGATTCGGACTGCAACGGTGGAGGACGAAGGAGAACGTGATCGAATCACGGTTCAGGCCGGCGCGGGGCTGGTCGCCGACAGCGACCCCACCGCCGAGTACGAGGAGACCGAGCAGAAGATGGGGGGCGTCCTCGCGGCCCTCGAGGAGATCGAGCTCCCGCCCGGCGAGGCTGGTTCGGACACGGACCGCGAAGCGACGCCGGAGGTGGGGCGATGA
- a CDS encoding DUF420 domain-containing protein, which produces MEYVPRERVRLLTGVLSVVSLAVVFAAAGGRIPSSSVPAAPEWVLDAIPLVNAVLSAAAIGTITLGWRAIRRGDIERHRVAMAASFGLFVAFLALYLYRLTVTGGPQPFPGPDQVYQFVYLPLLAIHIFLAIVCIPLLYYVLLLALSRPIAELPDTSHARVGRIAATLWLVSFSLGIVVFALLHVVY; this is translated from the coding sequence ATGGAATACGTCCCTCGAGAGCGCGTGCGCCTTCTCACCGGCGTGTTGAGCGTCGTGTCGCTGGCGGTCGTCTTCGCGGCCGCAGGCGGACGAATTCCGTCCTCGAGCGTGCCGGCAGCCCCGGAGTGGGTCCTCGATGCGATTCCGCTCGTCAACGCCGTGCTCAGCGCGGCCGCGATCGGCACGATCACGCTCGGCTGGCGGGCGATCCGACGCGGCGACATCGAGCGCCACCGCGTCGCGATGGCCGCCTCGTTCGGGCTGTTCGTGGCCTTCCTCGCGCTCTATCTCTACCGACTGACCGTGACCGGCGGGCCCCAGCCGTTCCCTGGCCCCGATCAGGTCTATCAGTTCGTCTATCTGCCGCTGCTGGCGATACACATCTTCCTCGCGATCGTCTGTATCCCACTGCTCTACTACGTGCTCTTGCTCGCGCTCTCCCGCCCGATCGCGGAGCTTCCGGACACGAGCCATGCCCGCGTCGGCCGCATCGCGGCGACGCTGTGGCTGGTCTCCTTCTCGCTCGGGATCGTCGTATTCGCCCTCTTACACGTCGTCTACTGA
- a CDS encoding adenosylcobalamin-dependent ribonucleoside-diphosphate reductase — translation MSDAELSAADLTLPIKRSDGETLEERLTDNAYNNILPARYLRKDANGDLIETQEDLFDRVGKNVALAEAVYEAEKQDHEITVTPDQLKPDHPRRDELAGEVFGEGVTVDDDAETTLTERNVNKFAYDTIVPELPDEVRDHVEDVAGSFTDGMESLSFMPNSPTLMNAGDELQQLSACFVMSPDDDLSDIHETAKKAAEVFQSGGGVGYGFWQLRPYGDSVGSTGGIASGPITFMRTYDQLCETIAQGGTRRGAQMGIMRVSHPDVIEFIHAKNKDVSLAHTLRLNDPDDYTYTTFSEALEEARDLIDEDGRVPKHLRNAVEGHLSNFNISVGVTDDFMDAVQNGEEYTFTNPRTEEPHIATEETKEMYSRYDLGEHIEVGEPLSIPAELVWERIVQGAHENGEPGVIYLERVNKEHSFDVEKEDDHRMLATNPCGEQPLEEYEACNLGHINLSTLADLDAPDWRVWSDEHGDEYDSQEAAVDAFLEEAIDFEEFDERIEYGTRFLENVVTMSDFPVEEIEEKVRDMRKIGLGVMGLAQLYVQLGIKYGSDEGNEVASQLMTHINHGAKAKSHELAEERGSFNDWNESKYANPTEYREWFERQTGENADDWEDGFPIRNHNVTTIAPTGTTSMVGNTTGGCEPIYNVAYYKNVTDDVQGDEMLVEFDDYFLRVLEDNDIDVDAVKEEAQEQMATNQFDGVEGLSTVPDAIGELFVITSAVSAKQHAAVQCACQNGVDSAISKTVNAPNDSTLEDAKEVFEWVYENGGKGVTYYRDGTRSKQVLTTRADNADFADETEAAQALVEQIDEIFGGLEAFLESDEVRDVLEEDVGSLVDNDDRQPVEIDFTEKRERPDALQGVSQRIDTGYGKIYVTINEDPETGQPFELFANIGHSGGFTNSFTEALAKVISTSLRSGVDPEEIVDELCGTRSPKVAWDKGEQIQSIPDAIGTAMRRYLDGEIDKPYPKQQTLEESADAEIADYDGPKTDGGAAAAQGSEAADDDDTTQDLIDAGESPECPDCGSMTLYFSEGCKTCESCGWSEC, via the coding sequence ATGAGCGACGCCGAGCTATCCGCGGCGGATCTCACCCTCCCGATCAAACGCTCCGACGGGGAGACCCTCGAAGAGCGATTGACCGACAACGCTTACAATAACATTCTCCCGGCTCGCTATCTCCGGAAGGACGCCAACGGCGACCTGATCGAGACACAGGAGGACCTCTTCGATCGCGTTGGCAAGAACGTCGCCCTCGCAGAAGCGGTCTACGAGGCCGAAAAGCAGGACCACGAGATTACGGTCACGCCCGACCAGCTGAAGCCCGACCATCCACGCCGAGACGAACTCGCCGGAGAAGTCTTCGGCGAGGGTGTCACCGTAGACGACGACGCCGAGACGACGCTCACCGAGCGCAACGTCAACAAGTTCGCGTACGATACTATCGTCCCCGAACTCCCCGACGAGGTACGCGATCACGTCGAGGACGTCGCCGGGTCCTTTACGGACGGAATGGAGTCGCTCTCCTTTATGCCGAACTCGCCGACCCTGATGAACGCAGGAGACGAGCTCCAGCAGCTCTCAGCCTGTTTCGTCATGTCCCCCGACGACGACCTCTCGGATATCCACGAGACCGCCAAGAAGGCGGCCGAAGTCTTCCAGTCCGGCGGCGGCGTCGGATACGGTTTCTGGCAATTGCGCCCCTACGGTGACTCGGTCGGCTCGACCGGCGGTATCGCCTCCGGCCCGATCACTTTCATGCGGACCTACGACCAGCTCTGTGAGACCATCGCCCAGGGCGGGACCCGTCGCGGTGCCCAAATGGGCATCATGCGTGTCTCCCACCCCGACGTCATCGAGTTCATTCACGCCAAGAACAAGGACGTCTCGCTCGCTCACACACTGCGACTGAACGATCCGGACGACTACACCTACACCACCTTCTCGGAAGCCCTCGAGGAGGCCCGTGACCTGATCGACGAGGACGGGCGCGTGCCCAAACACCTGCGCAACGCTGTCGAGGGCCACCTCTCGAACTTTAACATCTCCGTCGGCGTCACCGACGACTTCATGGACGCGGTCCAGAACGGCGAGGAGTACACGTTTACCAACCCGCGTACGGAAGAGCCCCACATCGCCACCGAGGAGACCAAGGAGATGTACAGCCGGTACGACCTCGGCGAGCACATCGAGGTCGGTGAACCGCTCTCGATCCCGGCGGAACTCGTCTGGGAACGCATCGTGCAAGGTGCCCACGAGAACGGCGAACCGGGCGTCATCTACCTCGAGCGAGTCAACAAGGAACACTCCTTCGACGTCGAGAAGGAAGACGACCACCGGATGCTCGCGACGAACCCCTGTGGCGAGCAGCCACTCGAGGAGTACGAGGCCTGTAACCTCGGCCATATCAACCTCTCGACGCTGGCGGATCTCGACGCTCCCGACTGGCGCGTCTGGTCCGACGAGCACGGCGACGAGTACGATTCGCAGGAAGCGGCCGTCGACGCTTTCCTCGAGGAAGCTATCGACTTCGAGGAGTTCGATGAACGCATCGAGTACGGCACCCGCTTCCTCGAGAACGTCGTCACGATGTCGGACTTCCCGGTCGAGGAGATCGAAGAGAAGGTCCGAGATATGCGCAAGATCGGTCTGGGCGTCATGGGCCTGGCCCAGCTATACGTCCAGCTCGGGATCAAGTACGGCAGCGACGAAGGGAACGAAGTCGCCAGCCAGCTGATGACCCACATCAACCACGGTGCAAAGGCCAAGAGCCACGAACTCGCCGAAGAGCGCGGTTCGTTCAACGACTGGAACGAGTCGAAGTACGCGAACCCAACCGAGTACCGCGAGTGGTTCGAGCGCCAGACCGGCGAGAACGCCGACGACTGGGAAGACGGCTTCCCCATCCGCAACCACAACGTCACGACCATCGCCCCGACCGGGACGACCTCGATGGTCGGCAATACGACGGGTGGCTGTGAACCGATCTACAACGTCGCCTACTACAAGAACGTCACCGACGACGTTCAGGGCGACGAGATGTTAGTCGAGTTCGACGACTACTTCCTCCGCGTCTTGGAGGACAACGATATCGACGTCGATGCCGTCAAGGAAGAAGCACAAGAGCAGATGGCGACGAATCAGTTCGACGGCGTCGAAGGCCTCTCGACGGTGCCGGACGCGATCGGCGAACTGTTCGTCATCACCTCGGCCGTCTCGGCGAAACAGCACGCTGCAGTGCAGTGTGCCTGCCAGAACGGTGTCGACTCCGCCATCTCGAAGACGGTCAACGCACCGAACGACTCCACGCTCGAGGACGCCAAGGAGGTCTTCGAGTGGGTCTACGAGAACGGCGGCAAGGGCGTCACCTACTACCGCGACGGTACCCGCTCGAAACAGGTGCTGACCACGCGTGCGGACAACGCCGACTTCGCCGACGAGACCGAAGCCGCCCAAGCGCTAGTCGAACAGATCGACGAGATCTTCGGCGGGCTCGAGGCCTTCCTCGAGAGCGATGAAGTCCGGGACGTCCTCGAGGAGGACGTCGGCTCGCTGGTCGACAACGATGACCGCCAGCCGGTCGAGATCGACTTCACCGAGAAGCGCGAGCGACCCGATGCGCTACAGGGCGTTAGCCAGCGCATCGACACCGGCTACGGAAAGATCTACGTAACGATCAACGAAGATCCCGAGACCGGACAGCCGTTCGAACTGTTCGCGAACATCGGCCATTCCGGCGGCTTCACGAACTCCTTTACCGAAGCGCTGGCAAAGGTCATCTCGACCTCGCTGCGCTCCGGTGTCGACCCCGAGGAGATCGTCGACGAACTCTGTGGCACTCGCAGTCCGAAAGTCGCCTGGGACAAGGGCGAACAGATCCAGTCCATCCCGGACGCCATCGGCACTGCGATGCGGCGCTACCTCGACGGCGAGATCGACAAGCCGTACCCGAAACAGCAGACACTCGAGGAGTCGGCCGACGCCGAGATCGCCGACTACGACGGTCCCAAGACCGACGGCGGTGCGGCCGCCGCGCAGGGCAGTGAGGCCGCGGACGACGACGACACGACCCAGGACCTCATCGACGCCGGCGAGTCGCCGGAGTGTCCCGACTGTGGCTCGATGACGCTGTACTTCTCCGAAGGCTGCAAGACGTGCGAATCTTGTGGCTGGAGCGAGTGCTGA
- the trpD gene encoding anthranilate phosphoribosyltransferase codes for MQEYVERVTDGEDLTQSDARAASTAVFEGATEAQIGALLAALRAKGETEAEIAGFAEGMRDAARTITPDREPLVDTCGTGGDDYNTINVSTTSAIVAAGADVPVAKHGNYSVSSASGSADVLEEVGVNIEAEPPAVEGAIEDNGIGFMLAPVFHPAMKAVIGPRKELGMRTIFNVLGPLTNPAGADAQVVGVYDPDLVPVLADALSRMDIERALVVHGAGTDEIAIHGETVAAEVDGDSFEEYVLEPSDLGLETHDIEDISGGSPEENADDMRGIVEGDVTGAKRDVILANAGAAIYVAGEADSLEAGADVAREAIESGAAARKLERLRGATVEPVEEGR; via the coding sequence ATGCAGGAATACGTCGAACGAGTCACGGACGGGGAGGATCTCACGCAATCGGACGCTCGAGCGGCCTCAACGGCCGTTTTCGAGGGCGCGACGGAGGCACAGATCGGTGCGCTGCTGGCGGCGCTGCGTGCGAAGGGAGAGACGGAAGCCGAGATCGCGGGCTTCGCCGAGGGGATGCGCGATGCGGCTAGAACGATCACGCCCGACCGAGAACCGCTGGTCGACACCTGTGGCACGGGCGGGGACGATTACAACACGATCAACGTCTCGACGACGAGCGCGATCGTCGCGGCCGGAGCCGACGTTCCAGTCGCCAAGCACGGCAACTACTCGGTCTCCTCCGCCTCGGGCAGCGCGGATGTCTTAGAGGAAGTCGGCGTGAACATCGAGGCCGAACCGCCGGCCGTCGAGGGGGCAATCGAGGACAACGGCATCGGCTTCATGCTCGCGCCGGTGTTCCACCCGGCGATGAAGGCCGTCATCGGACCGCGCAAGGAACTCGGCATGCGGACGATCTTCAATGTGCTCGGTCCGCTGACGAATCCGGCCGGAGCGGATGCACAGGTCGTCGGCGTCTACGACCCCGACCTCGTCCCCGTGCTCGCGGATGCGCTGTCCCGGATGGACATCGAGCGCGCGCTGGTCGTCCATGGCGCAGGGACCGACGAGATCGCTATCCACGGCGAGACCGTCGCCGCGGAAGTCGACGGCGACTCTTTCGAAGAGTACGTGCTTGAGCCGTCCGATCTCGGCCTCGAGACCCACGATATCGAGGACATCTCCGGCGGCTCGCCCGAAGAGAACGCCGACGACATGCGTGGGATCGTTGAGGGCGACGTGACCGGTGCAAAGCGAGACGTTATCCTCGCGAACGCCGGCGCGGCGATCTACGTCGCCGGCGAGGCCGACTCGCTCGAGGCCGGCGCAGACGTAGCCCGCGAGGCGATCGAGTCCGGGGCGGCGGCCCGGAAACTCGAGCGACTCCGCGGCGCGACGGTGGAGCCGGTAGAGGAGGGACGATGA
- a CDS encoding electron transfer flavoprotein subunit beta/FixA family protein: MRSIVLTKGVPDFSEGAVSFDEDGHLERGKTPTVMNPNDEFALQAALQTTVRHGGHVSGMSMGPPGYGDVLQGAMESVYTDDSYLLSDRELAASDTWATAITLSAGLETYQEEIADIDLVFAGFKTADGETGQTGPQTCWAMDWPIVTHVIALDIDPDERTLRAKRLVEGDIDEIETVEAPLPCFVITDPEFEPTYRKASHRLAHKELRAETEERAAEHEDHLTTWDHTDLNLDPDYIGLDGSPTIVSSVDPIPKAPSEREATMIDPDDEGMGEVLEEMQPYAAGAGD; encoded by the coding sequence ATGCGATCGATCGTCCTAACGAAAGGTGTCCCGGACTTCTCGGAGGGAGCCGTCTCGTTCGACGAGGACGGTCACTTAGAGCGGGGGAAGACGCCGACGGTGATGAATCCGAACGATGAGTTCGCGCTGCAGGCCGCGCTCCAGACCACGGTCCGCCACGGCGGCCACGTCAGCGGAATGAGCATGGGACCACCGGGATACGGTGATGTCCTCCAGGGGGCGATGGAATCTGTCTACACCGACGACAGCTATCTGCTCTCGGATCGGGAACTCGCTGCCTCCGACACGTGGGCGACGGCGATCACGTTGAGCGCCGGCCTCGAGACGTACCAGGAGGAAATCGCCGACATTGACCTCGTCTTCGCGGGGTTCAAGACGGCGGACGGGGAGACCGGCCAGACCGGCCCGCAGACGTGCTGGGCGATGGACTGGCCGATAGTCACGCACGTTATCGCGCTCGACATCGATCCCGACGAGCGGACCCTACGCGCGAAACGACTTGTCGAGGGAGACATCGACGAGATCGAGACGGTCGAAGCGCCCTTGCCCTGTTTCGTCATCACTGATCCCGAGTTCGAGCCGACCTATCGGAAGGCATCACACAGGTTGGCGCACAAAGAACTGCGAGCCGAAACCGAGGAGCGAGCCGCCGAGCACGAGGATCACCTGACGACGTGGGACCACACCGACCTGAACCTCGATCCGGATTATATCGGGCTCGACGGCTCGCCCACGATCGTCTCCTCGGTCGATCCGATCCCCAAAGCGCCGTCCGAGCGGGAGGCGACAATGATCGATCCCGATGACGAGGGCATGGGAGAAGTACTCGAGGAAATGCAGCCGTATGCCGCTGGAGCGGGTGATTAG
- a CDS encoding AEC family transporter — MEVVGRLLALLVVLLVGAGLRTTGILDTRRTELLNALAYYVALPALIFVSTYDRSIGELLSPALLGGLLFVLFATAGAAWIVHRNRDSKARRSVAIIQSYHSNLGYLGLPLVAATFDPAVTAIASVVLGVMSLTQVPLTVVILSMLNGTDASIARELRGLARNPVLLALIAGLAVGSLGISIPSSAAAGLNVVGSIALPVALLCVGASLQVDLPSIDVGATATVVALKICLMPVIAWTVFSALAVDSATFTACVVMLGTPTAVSTFVFANELGGDRQFASLNVFVTTLVSIATLFVLITLVS, encoded by the coding sequence ATGGAAGTCGTCGGTCGGCTGCTGGCGTTGCTCGTCGTGTTGTTGGTCGGCGCTGGATTGCGAACGACCGGCATTCTCGATACGCGCCGGACCGAACTGCTGAACGCCCTCGCCTACTACGTCGCGCTCCCGGCGCTGATCTTCGTCTCGACCTACGATCGGTCGATCGGGGAGCTCCTCTCCCCCGCACTGCTGGGCGGGCTCCTGTTCGTGCTGTTCGCGACCGCGGGGGCCGCCTGGATCGTCCACCGGAATCGCGACTCGAAGGCGCGCCGAAGTGTCGCGATCATACAGTCCTATCACTCGAATCTAGGCTATCTCGGACTGCCACTGGTCGCCGCAACGTTCGATCCCGCGGTGACGGCGATCGCGAGCGTCGTGCTGGGCGTCATGTCGTTAACGCAGGTGCCGCTGACGGTCGTCATACTCTCGATGCTCAACGGGACCGACGCGTCGATCGCGCGCGAACTCCGCGGGCTCGCGAGGAACCCCGTCCTACTGGCGTTGATCGCCGGCCTCGCCGTCGGCTCGCTCGGGATCTCGATTCCGTCGTCCGCCGCGGCCGGCCTCAACGTCGTCGGCTCAATCGCGCTCCCGGTCGCCTTGCTCTGTGTCGGGGCCTCCCTCCAGGTCGACCTGCCCTCGATCGACGTCGGTGCGACCGCCACCGTCGTCGCACTCAAAATCTGTCTAATGCCCGTCATCGCGTGGACCGTCTTCTCCGCGCTCGCCGTCGACTCCGCGACGTTTACTGCCTGCGTGGTGATGCTCGGGACGCCGACTGCCGTCTCGACGTTCGTCTTCGCGAACGAACTCGGCGGCGACAGGCAGTTCGCCTCACTGAACGTCTTCGTCACGACGCTCGTCTCGATCGCGACGCTGTTCGTCCTGATCACGCTCGTGAGCTGA
- a CDS encoding polymer-forming cytoskeletal protein codes for MAFSRDPLDELVVPDGTETQERDLVTDGDILVGGRSSVEFGVRGRNVLAGESAEFGGAIEAGGDCRLDMWCDVAENVLVGEDAYIGERVHIGDRLKVAGDLDIGDDVEIEDGFEANGWIVIRNPMPTIVFLFVYLKHLLLLGEEDAAQQLISEIVDDEEDGEPDTEPFVIPRNATVGDDTWRVSTPATIGDDCRLHGNVRAETIDVGSDTTIFGSLRARGDITVGEGTQIHGDLTTRDGDVTIGADARILGDVSSADLELGPDGEVDGTIRADGEITMGTTERDPE; via the coding sequence GTGGCCTTCAGCAGGGATCCGCTCGACGAACTCGTCGTTCCCGACGGAACGGAAACTCAGGAGCGTGACCTCGTTACCGACGGAGATATCCTCGTCGGCGGGCGCTCGAGCGTCGAGTTCGGCGTCCGCGGCCGGAACGTGCTGGCCGGCGAATCGGCCGAGTTCGGCGGGGCGATCGAGGCAGGCGGCGACTGTCGGCTCGACATGTGGTGTGACGTAGCCGAGAACGTCCTCGTCGGCGAGGATGCATACATCGGTGAGCGCGTCCATATCGGTGATCGACTGAAAGTCGCCGGCGATCTCGACATCGGCGACGACGTAGAGATCGAGGACGGGTTCGAAGCCAACGGCTGGATCGTCATCAGGAACCCGATGCCGACGATCGTGTTCCTGTTCGTCTACCTCAAACACCTCCTCCTCCTCGGCGAGGAAGACGCCGCTCAGCAGCTCATCTCTGAAATCGTCGATGATGAGGAGGACGGTGAGCCCGATACGGAGCCGTTCGTCATCCCTCGGAACGCAACCGTCGGCGACGATACCTGGCGTGTCTCGACGCCTGCGACGATCGGCGACGACTGCCGACTCCACGGCAACGTCCGTGCCGAGACGATCGACGTCGGCAGCGATACCACGATTTTCGGCAGCCTCCGCGCCCGTGGCGACATCACTGTCGGCGAGGGGACCCAGATCCACGGCGATCTGACCACCCGCGACGGCGACGTCACGATCGGTGCGGACGCTCGCATCCTCGGCGACGTCTCCTCGGCCGACCTGGAACTCGGTCCAGACGGCGAGGTCGACGGGACGATCCGCGCCGACGGCGAAATCACGATGGGCACGACCGAACGCGACCCCGAATAA
- a CDS encoding HVO_2523 family zinc finger protein: protein MTADSETRSDGGVDTDGSSNQTAAGPRCPHCDAAMYKRHCKYVCPQHGVIIDCSDPFR from the coding sequence ATGACTGCCGACAGTGAGACGAGGTCGGACGGTGGTGTCGATACGGACGGCTCGAGCAACCAGACCGCCGCCGGTCCGCGCTGTCCACACTGCGACGCAGCGATGTACAAGCGCCACTGCAAGTACGTCTGTCCCCAGCACGGGGTCATCATCGATTGTAGCGATCCCTTCCGCTGA